Proteins from one methanogenic archaeon mixed culture ISO4-G1 genomic window:
- a CDS encoding iron ABC transporter ATP-binding protein, whose protein sequence is MGEPLIINIDGIEFGYSSTPVLKDVTAVLKGPKFISILGPNGVGKSTLIHCINKILTPDTGTVMIDGRDVKEITIKEMSKMVGYVPYSANDTFPLTVVDTVLMGRHPHSHRGSLDSDLDIVYDTLEMLGILDLAMRSFNELSAGQHQKVMLARGLAQEPKILLLDEPTSNLDVRHQLEVAKMLKRLSREKDILVIMICHDINIAAKYSDEIILMHGGSVFDVGTPNEVITSENLRIVYGVDSKVIDDDGAPHVILKDSISEKEQTDPVTSTRETEEIVLS, encoded by the coding sequence ATGGGTGAGCCTTTGATAATTAATATTGACGGTATCGAGTTTGGGTATTCCAGTACTCCAGTTTTGAAAGATGTCACCGCTGTATTGAAAGGACCGAAGTTCATTTCTATACTCGGACCAAACGGAGTGGGAAAATCTACACTGATACACTGTATCAACAAGATCCTGACCCCTGATACGGGGACAGTGATGATTGATGGTAGAGACGTCAAGGAAATAACAATCAAAGAGATGTCGAAGATGGTTGGATATGTTCCGTATTCAGCCAACGATACATTTCCATTGACGGTTGTGGATACAGTGCTCATGGGAAGGCATCCTCATAGTCACAGAGGATCATTGGATTCTGATTTGGATATTGTTTATGATACTCTAGAAATGCTTGGCATCTTGGATTTGGCCATGCGTTCATTCAATGAACTATCTGCAGGACAACATCAGAAAGTGATGTTGGCTAGAGGTCTCGCTCAGGAGCCCAAGATTCTGCTGCTGGACGAGCCTACATCCAATTTGGATGTCCGTCATCAGCTTGAGGTGGCGAAGATGCTCAAACGCCTGTCCAGAGAGAAGGACATCCTTGTCATCATGATCTGTCACGACATCAACATCGCAGCGAAGTATTCGGATGAGATAATCCTCATGCATGGTGGCAGTGTGTTCGATGTAGGCACTCCAAATGAGGTTATCACTAGCGAGAATCTCAGAATAGTGTACGGTGTTGATTCTAAAGTGATCGATGATGATGGGGCGCCACATGTGATACTCAAGGATTCCATCTCCGAGAAGGAACAGACCGATCCAGTTACATCTACCAGAGAGACGGAAGAAATCGTTTTGAGCTAA
- a CDS encoding iron ABC transporter permease protein: MSNADFKSTYHASVSRKMMFVIICIVVAFLVVGLQLSFGYYDVGFFESYQILWDHICGIIPDTPIGIKKDHIVWDLRFPRAIASMAVGAGLGVCGAAMQSTLKNPLADPYTTGISAGAGLGATISLVLGICIIPGIYGQASIIVDAFVFALIPSLVIILFSSLKRRITPAMMILIGIAVMYVFTAMTTLIKLTASDESLADVYMWSVGTLGKANWNNVWFLVLAAFFGIFVFATFAKKINVMITSDSCAVSLGVNPKRCRLIILVVTSIVTAFLVSFTGTIGFVGLVAPHMVRIIIGSDNRYLIPASAAFGAMMLICSDVLARNIGTGLPVGVITACVGGPVFLFLLIKQRKSAW; the protein is encoded by the coding sequence ATGAGCAACGCTGATTTCAAATCGACATATCATGCATCTGTGTCACGCAAGATGATGTTCGTAATTATCTGCATCGTCGTGGCATTCCTAGTGGTAGGTCTTCAGCTTTCCTTTGGATATTACGATGTCGGTTTCTTCGAATCATACCAGATTCTTTGGGACCATATCTGTGGGATTATCCCAGATACCCCCATTGGAATCAAGAAGGATCACATTGTCTGGGACTTAAGATTTCCGCGTGCGATCGCGTCCATGGCAGTGGGTGCGGGACTTGGAGTGTGCGGTGCTGCGATGCAGAGTACACTGAAGAATCCCCTTGCCGATCCATATACTACAGGGATTTCGGCAGGTGCGGGATTGGGAGCAACCATATCTCTGGTTCTGGGCATATGCATAATCCCGGGGATATATGGTCAGGCATCTATCATAGTCGATGCATTCGTGTTCGCTTTAATCCCTTCTCTGGTAATCATATTGTTCTCTTCGTTGAAGAGGAGGATTACACCTGCTATGATGATCCTGATTGGAATCGCTGTGATGTATGTATTCACCGCTATGACAACATTGATCAAGCTGACTGCTTCGGATGAATCGCTGGCTGATGTTTATATGTGGAGCGTGGGTACACTGGGAAAGGCGAATTGGAATAATGTCTGGTTCTTGGTCCTTGCAGCCTTCTTTGGAATATTCGTGTTCGCCACATTTGCCAAGAAGATCAATGTCATGATTACCAGCGATTCCTGTGCCGTTTCATTGGGCGTTAATCCTAAGAGGTGTAGGCTGATAATCCTTGTAGTCACATCTATCGTGACGGCATTCCTGGTTTCATTCACCGGAACGATAGGATTTGTTGGATTGGTCGCCCCGCATATGGTGCGTATCATCATTGGTTCTGACAATCGCTACCTGATTCCTGCATCAGCTGCTTTCGGGGCGATGATGCTGATATGCTCTGATGTTCTCGCGAGGAATATCGGTACAGGTCTGCCAGTGGGTGTGATTACTGCTTGTGTCGGTGGCCCTGTATTCCTATTCTTGTTGATAAAACAGAGGAAGTCCGCTTGGTAA
- a CDS encoding iron ABC transporter substrate-binding protein, protein MDTKVIAVVAIAIVAVAGVGIFFALGGGSEYKSDDDTGRLMIYGNANNDDYIDNEDIKALEKIINKEMDTTPFADANQDGAVDSKDIDFVKRMINREKMTIYYMNNDKEVKSAHYPETTLSALPNTTLALMKSIGVTDMIKAISGGSYDSTMFGDLLENAEVISSSMTTLDLDRCIDLGIDCVVVDYNSAYLKDYKKFEAANIDVVRIDAAGGLDSLNWALTVGYLCGHEKSSQDFVKWSDNVYKDMQNKIAKIDKKVTTLAVTMTNSVAGYEGSAFATSECTGAKNLADFPTSKKAEIGDEWILSEKYSSDFIAHTCNYTFATVGDDVQKIWDKYGVYFKDTDAYKAGHYFIFNSNVPNIIRVAYQVEMYYPEVFEEGYATKLVQDWIDKFIPNLKDFKAGVDGIFLIKADIVKA, encoded by the coding sequence ATGGATACAAAAGTAATCGCCGTCGTCGCCATTGCGATTGTAGCGGTCGCCGGAGTGGGAATCTTTTTCGCACTCGGTGGCGGTTCCGAATACAAATCTGATGATGACACTGGCCGTCTTATGATCTATGGAAACGCCAACAATGACGATTACATAGACAATGAGGACATCAAAGCACTTGAGAAAATCATAAACAAAGAGATGGATACCACTCCGTTCGCCGACGCAAATCAGGACGGGGCCGTCGATTCCAAGGATATCGACTTTGTCAAGCGCATGATCAACCGCGAGAAGATGACCATCTATTACATGAACAATGACAAGGAAGTCAAGAGTGCCCACTACCCCGAGACAACTCTTTCTGCACTTCCTAACACCACTCTCGCCCTCATGAAATCTATCGGAGTCACCGACATGATCAAGGCGATCTCTGGTGGATCATACGACTCTACGATGTTCGGAGATCTTCTCGAGAATGCAGAGGTTATCAGTTCTTCGATGACCACACTAGATTTAGACAGGTGTATCGATCTCGGAATCGACTGTGTCGTCGTCGATTACAATTCCGCCTATCTCAAGGATTACAAGAAGTTCGAGGCTGCGAACATCGATGTCGTCAGGATCGATGCAGCAGGTGGACTGGATTCCCTCAATTGGGCACTGACCGTCGGATACCTCTGTGGTCACGAGAAGAGTTCACAGGATTTCGTGAAGTGGTCCGATAATGTGTACAAGGACATGCAGAATAAGATTGCCAAGATCGACAAGAAGGTTACAACACTTGCAGTAACGATGACCAACTCCGTAGCTGGTTACGAGGGCTCTGCTTTCGCTACCTCAGAGTGTACCGGTGCAAAGAACCTTGCCGATTTCCCCACTTCCAAGAAAGCGGAGATCGGAGACGAGTGGATTCTCTCCGAGAAGTACAGCTCTGATTTCATTGCTCACACCTGCAACTACACCTTCGCAACCGTTGGCGATGATGTCCAGAAGATATGGGACAAATATGGAGTTTACTTCAAGGATACCGATGCCTACAAAGCTGGACATTATTTCATCTTCAACAGCAACGTCCCCAATATCATAAGGGTTGCATACCAGGTGGAGATGTACTATCCCGAAGTGTTCGAGGAAGGATACGCTACCAAGCTGGTCCAGGACTGGATTGATAAGTTCATTCCGAACCTCAAAGACTTCAAGGCCGGTGTGGATGGTATCTTCCTGATCAAGGCTGACATTGTCAAGGCCTGA
- a CDS encoding cobaltochelatase CobN: MLTLATNNQILMMESSVSRFDDVDFHFINLARSQLSVVELFLRNNDKPDIILIMLPLIGEMAEMSRILSLSPDSKVISVGKDPRIWVLNNVDKDVSLKTYEYISNSGQENYDRVLEFILNRLCSKDIPVREPVIVPMHGLVNLNKPGIVFNNLESYKEDYCWDDSKPSVAFPITREAWVSDNYGMRGYLFKALENAGMNVVSVMSKPKDDPNLNAWGQTTCLYRLLTDEGVSKVDCFIANSYMQFDVMDGPMSIMSEKELVQKMRIPIFCPMELRNMTEDEWKECSSIGGLTPTRITIPEIKGFIEPIPIAVVGDYSPQADYMPIKDRCDRLAGRIHRRIMLRYKPNSEKKAVIMLNIGPCSTVEATLGLAHGLAAMESAARMLRSLKDEGYDVIVPSSGDELRQMIIDRRAYPEFRWTSVGDTVSKGGVLYRMSKDEYRGFFESLDDSVQEDMIRVWGEPPGEGMLYEDDIIIAGIQLGNATIMVQPKRGCVGRECSGKYCKILTDPNCPPNHHYLASYFYLNRILDADIVFGMGSHGSMEHLPGKINGLGPTCYPDICIGDMVSLYLFDACDGVHATIAKRRGYATILSHCPSRVESMEPIPELMELSNVVGSFDPENKDAAYIREYTKQLTAAIQKTDLVLDKGEYEPLSKYVGRVRRQLESVVSTFIETDAHVYGDVPSDEEIRDTLYLLMVNEHREMEGDTIRKLIDSSLDDPDGIGEQFPDLDRGFLDGFVSACRQLSDSMKACHEMESLVSASAGEYTMPGPAGNIFRGKTSIYPTGRNLHSANPELLPTKTSYAIGCDLADRLLESYVEEHGEYPKELALSWMSNDLVIADGEMIGQVMSLIGTEPIWSVDGKINDFRIIPAGELKHPRIDVLIRPAGTIVSVFKDRIDLVDRMISEVAMLDEPDDVNYIHSHTAESISAGVSQIEATSRIFGIGPGQSSGLYYAIMASAWEKDSDLAELFLNNNGYAYGVGKNGMEMHGQFGYQLSKVSATFNKIVSDDKDLLLSGGFFTSQGGMAMASEYLTGKKVKSYYGDTRNSSNTSVRTLSDEISRLSTAKILNPQWIESNIEQGYDGGTAMMRAVQRLYGWQITSKDVDDRIFDGITRKYVMDERVRDFLKENTQFAMEDLERRLLELEGRGLWKPDPEILEALKQDYLDIEGMMEDVTDDPDCQRGEVIVTKMTEEYSIGRDVSRTIEIIRKRMGGETRP, from the coding sequence ATGCTGACATTGGCCACGAACAATCAGATACTAATGATGGAGTCATCAGTCTCCAGATTCGACGATGTAGATTTCCATTTCATTAATCTGGCAAGATCCCAGCTGTCTGTTGTTGAATTATTCCTGAGAAACAATGACAAGCCCGACATAATCTTGATTATGCTCCCGCTGATAGGCGAAATGGCGGAGATGAGCCGTATCCTAAGCCTTTCACCGGACAGCAAGGTCATCTCCGTGGGGAAGGATCCCAGGATCTGGGTCCTCAACAACGTTGACAAGGACGTCTCGCTCAAGACCTACGAATACATATCGAACAGCGGTCAGGAGAACTATGATAGGGTATTGGAATTCATATTGAACAGACTCTGTTCAAAGGACATCCCTGTCAGGGAACCGGTTATCGTGCCGATGCATGGCCTGGTCAATCTCAACAAACCCGGCATCGTCTTCAACAATCTGGAATCATACAAGGAAGATTACTGTTGGGATGATTCCAAACCCTCGGTGGCCTTTCCGATAACCAGGGAGGCCTGGGTCTCCGACAACTACGGGATGCGCGGGTATCTGTTCAAAGCGCTGGAGAACGCTGGGATGAACGTGGTATCCGTCATGTCAAAACCGAAGGACGATCCCAATCTGAATGCCTGGGGGCAGACCACATGCCTGTACAGGCTACTCACCGATGAAGGAGTGTCGAAGGTGGATTGCTTCATTGCCAACTCGTACATGCAGTTCGATGTCATGGATGGTCCGATGAGCATCATGAGCGAGAAGGAATTGGTCCAGAAGATGAGGATACCGATCTTCTGCCCGATGGAACTCCGCAACATGACCGAAGATGAATGGAAGGAGTGCAGCAGCATTGGAGGTCTGACTCCGACGAGGATAACCATTCCAGAGATCAAGGGGTTCATAGAACCAATACCGATTGCCGTCGTTGGAGACTATTCCCCTCAGGCCGACTACATGCCCATAAAGGATAGATGCGATCGCCTGGCCGGAAGGATCCACAGGCGCATCATGCTGCGCTATAAGCCGAATTCCGAAAAAAAGGCCGTTATAATGCTGAACATTGGGCCCTGCTCCACCGTAGAGGCCACATTGGGTCTGGCACATGGTCTGGCAGCCATGGAGAGTGCGGCGAGGATGCTCAGGAGTCTGAAGGATGAAGGGTATGATGTGATAGTGCCGTCATCCGGTGATGAGCTGAGGCAGATGATCATCGACCGTCGTGCATATCCGGAGTTCAGATGGACCTCCGTAGGCGATACGGTATCCAAGGGAGGCGTCCTTTACAGGATGTCAAAGGACGAATACAGAGGATTCTTCGAATCACTGGATGACAGCGTGCAGGAGGATATGATCCGTGTGTGGGGAGAGCCTCCGGGGGAGGGTATGCTGTATGAGGATGACATAATCATCGCTGGGATACAGCTTGGGAATGCGACCATCATGGTCCAGCCGAAACGCGGATGTGTAGGAAGAGAATGCAGCGGGAAATACTGTAAGATTCTCACGGATCCGAACTGCCCTCCTAACCACCATTATCTGGCGTCGTATTTTTACCTCAACAGGATACTCGATGCCGATATCGTATTCGGCATGGGTTCTCACGGTTCGATGGAGCATCTTCCTGGTAAGATAAATGGGCTTGGCCCTACCTGTTATCCGGACATCTGCATAGGCGACATGGTGAGCCTCTATCTCTTTGACGCATGCGATGGCGTCCATGCGACGATAGCCAAACGCAGGGGTTATGCCACGATACTGAGCCACTGTCCGTCGCGCGTTGAATCCATGGAGCCGATTCCGGAATTGATGGAGCTGTCCAATGTCGTCGGTTCATTCGATCCGGAGAACAAAGACGCAGCTTATATAAGGGAGTACACGAAGCAGTTGACCGCCGCCATCCAGAAGACGGACCTTGTATTGGACAAAGGGGAGTATGAACCGCTTTCCAAGTATGTGGGGCGTGTGAGGCGTCAACTCGAATCTGTGGTATCTACGTTTATCGAGACTGATGCCCATGTCTACGGGGATGTGCCGAGTGACGAGGAAATCAGGGATACGCTCTATCTTCTGATGGTAAACGAGCACAGGGAGATGGAAGGTGACACCATCCGTAAGTTGATCGATTCATCCTTGGATGATCCAGATGGTATCGGCGAACAGTTCCCTGATTTGGACAGGGGATTTTTAGATGGTTTTGTATCCGCATGCAGGCAGTTGTCGGATTCGATGAAGGCATGTCATGAGATGGAGTCTCTGGTGTCAGCTTCGGCAGGAGAATACACCATGCCGGGGCCAGCGGGGAACATATTCAGAGGAAAGACCTCGATCTACCCCACAGGCCGCAACCTTCACAGTGCCAACCCCGAACTCCTTCCTACTAAGACATCATACGCTATCGGATGTGACCTGGCAGACAGACTGCTCGAATCATACGTCGAAGAGCACGGCGAATACCCGAAGGAGCTCGCCCTGTCATGGATGAGCAACGATCTTGTAATCGCGGACGGTGAGATGATCGGACAGGTAATGTCGCTGATCGGTACTGAACCGATCTGGTCGGTGGACGGCAAGATCAACGATTTCAGGATAATCCCTGCGGGGGAGCTGAAGCATCCCCGCATTGATGTCCTCATCCGTCCCGCAGGAACGATAGTATCGGTCTTCAAGGACCGTATCGATCTGGTGGACAGGATGATCTCCGAAGTGGCGATGTTAGATGAGCCAGATGATGTGAATTATATACACTCGCACACGGCAGAATCCATATCAGCAGGAGTTTCGCAAATCGAAGCAACCTCACGTATCTTCGGTATCGGTCCCGGGCAGTCGTCTGGTCTCTATTACGCGATAATGGCGTCAGCATGGGAGAAGGATTCGGACCTTGCGGAGCTATTCCTGAACAACAACGGATATGCTTACGGTGTCGGAAAGAACGGTATGGAGATGCACGGACAGTTTGGATATCAGCTGTCAAAGGTGTCGGCCACGTTCAACAAGATAGTTTCGGATGACAAGGATCTGCTCCTGAGCGGAGGGTTCTTTACCTCTCAGGGAGGAATGGCAATGGCCTCAGAGTACCTCACCGGGAAAAAGGTGAAATCTTATTATGGGGACACCAGAAATTCCTCGAATACATCCGTCCGCACACTGTCCGATGAGATCAGCCGTCTGTCGACCGCGAAGATCCTCAATCCGCAATGGATCGAGTCCAACATTGAGCAGGGTTATGACGGAGGGACCGCAATGATGAGGGCCGTCCAGAGATTGTACGGATGGCAGATAACCTCTAAGGATGTCGACGACAGGATATTCGATGGCATAACCAGGAAGTATGTGATGGACGAGAGGGTCAGGGACTTCCTAAAGGAGAACACCCAGTTCGCTATGGAGGATCTCGAGCGCAGATTGCTTGAATTGGAGGGAAGGGGGTTGTGGAAGCCTGACCCCGAGATCCTCGAGGCACTCAAACAGGACTATCTGGATATTGAAGGAATGATGGAGGATGTCACTGACGATCCGGATTGCCAGCGCGGAGAGGTCATCGTTACGAAGATGACGGAGGAGTACTCCATAGGGCGTGATGTCTCCAGGACCATTGAGATCATCAGGAAAAGAATGGGTGGAGAAACAAGGCCATAA
- a CDS encoding iron ABC transporter permease protein, producing MSAENRVDVPGSFREEMKEEYHRYILRKVLFMLGCAISLIVLFGYALTIGSHEIDFFTVFSTLWNHIIGVTYPIGTPEWTNDYLLWEDRLPREAIAIVAGVGLAIGGAAMQSVVKNPLADPYTTGISSGAVLGVTIALALGITAGSITGNYGLVANAFLFGMIPTAVTIVVSRISKTSPATIILAGVAMSYLFNAMSTLILISSEAGKIQEAFLWQIGTLQWTTWDDFPLMFIIVAVGSVILTFTSKQLNILTLGDESAKSLGLNADNYRLLVLVVLSLMTSAVVSFIGIVGFLGLVSPHIVRTILGSDNKYVIPASAIFGALFLLAADLLARAAIDPGELPVGVIMSFIGGPLFLILILKSKKGVW from the coding sequence ATGAGTGCTGAGAACAGAGTCGATGTCCCGGGATCTTTCAGGGAGGAGATGAAAGAGGAGTATCACAGGTATATTCTTCGCAAGGTCCTCTTCATGTTGGGCTGTGCCATAAGCCTGATCGTTCTATTTGGCTATGCTCTCACCATTGGAAGTCACGAAATAGATTTCTTCACTGTATTCTCTACGTTATGGAATCACATCATAGGGGTAACCTATCCAATAGGTACGCCTGAATGGACTAACGACTATCTGCTTTGGGAAGATCGTCTGCCTAGGGAAGCAATCGCTATAGTGGCGGGAGTAGGCCTGGCTATTGGCGGAGCTGCAATGCAGAGTGTTGTGAAGAATCCATTGGCCGACCCATATACTACGGGAATCTCCTCGGGAGCGGTCCTCGGTGTGACCATAGCACTGGCATTGGGAATCACAGCTGGGTCTATTACCGGTAATTACGGGCTTGTTGCTAACGCATTCCTCTTTGGGATGATCCCAACCGCGGTCACGATTGTTGTATCAAGGATATCCAAGACCTCGCCGGCCACGATCATTTTGGCTGGAGTTGCTATGTCATACCTGTTCAATGCGATGAGCACGCTTATCCTGATTTCCTCAGAAGCAGGAAAGATCCAGGAGGCGTTCTTGTGGCAGATCGGTACGCTCCAATGGACGACATGGGATGATTTCCCACTGATGTTCATAATAGTGGCCGTAGGTAGTGTGATATTAACATTCACATCGAAACAGTTGAACATACTGACCTTGGGCGATGAGAGTGCAAAGAGTCTCGGTCTTAATGCGGACAACTATCGTCTGCTCGTCCTTGTGGTTCTTTCGCTAATGACATCAGCTGTAGTGTCGTTCATCGGAATAGTCGGATTCCTTGGTCTGGTATCGCCTCACATTGTCCGTACGATTCTCGGTTCGGATAATAAGTATGTGATACCCGCATCGGCCATATTCGGTGCTTTGTTCTTACTTGCAGCCGATCTCCTCGCAAGGGCCGCGATAGACCCCGGAGAGTTGCCTGTCGGTGTCATCATGTCGTTCATCGGCGGACCATTGTTCCTTATTCTGATCCTCAAGTCCAAGAAGGGGGTGTGGTGA
- a CDS encoding ACT domain-containing protein: protein MAKGEMKESLAEKTRIYIDAHPSVKDCVAKGLINYSSLARMIMKDIDVDNEEAVMIACRRYASKLNVTTDHELNILRILKDSRLEMRTKTCIVTAKNDWSVLHKMDNLFKDLWNENSIMQCVQSASAVTIIADRMLKDRITDTVGRFNIIKIRENLVEIAVKSPEKIVDTSGVIAYLITNLSDAGINIEETVSCHTDTIFIVGESDMINAYSVLTKCIQSAEATVKD, encoded by the coding sequence ATGGCAAAAGGCGAGATGAAAGAGAGTCTTGCGGAGAAGACGAGGATCTACATCGATGCACATCCCAGCGTGAAGGATTGTGTCGCCAAGGGATTGATCAACTACTCCTCCCTGGCGAGGATGATCATGAAGGATATCGATGTCGACAACGAGGAGGCGGTGATGATCGCCTGCCGCCGTTACGCGTCCAAGCTCAACGTCACGACCGATCACGAACTGAACATTCTGAGGATCCTCAAGGACAGCAGACTGGAGATGAGGACGAAGACCTGCATCGTCACCGCAAAGAATGACTGGTCCGTCCTGCACAAGATGGACAACCTCTTCAAGGACCTCTGGAACGAGAACTCGATCATGCAGTGCGTACAGTCGGCCTCCGCGGTCACCATCATCGCCGACCGCATGCTCAAGGACAGGATCACCGACACCGTGGGAAGGTTCAACATCATCAAGATCAGGGAGAACCTCGTGGAGATCGCCGTGAAGTCCCCGGAGAAGATCGTCGACACCAGCGGAGTCATCGCATATCTGATCACCAACCTCTCCGATGCGGGTATCAACATCGAGGAGACGGTCAGCTGCCACACCGACACCATCTTCATAGTCGGTGAGAGCGACATGATCAACGCGTACTCCGTCCTCACCAAGTGCATCCAGTCGGCAGAGGCCACCGTAAAGGATTGA